The following coding sequences lie in one Spirosoma sp. KUDC1026 genomic window:
- a CDS encoding DinB family protein yields the protein MTKADLPSLPPFFDRYINQVDDINVLDALTQTATFDKLIGQETLEALGDLRYAPGKWSVKDILQHIIDTERIMSYRALRIGRNDPTPLPGFDENAYAENTGANHRSIADLYDEYAAVRQSSILLFRSLDAAMLIREGTASGKPISALALGYVLVGHARHHVTVIQERYVPLLS from the coding sequence ATGACAAAAGCTGATTTACCTAGCTTACCGCCGTTTTTTGACCGGTATATCAATCAGGTCGACGACATCAATGTTCTCGATGCACTGACCCAGACCGCTACGTTCGATAAGCTGATCGGACAAGAAACGCTGGAAGCCCTCGGCGACCTGCGTTATGCACCCGGCAAATGGAGCGTAAAAGATATTTTGCAGCATATTATCGACACCGAACGCATCATGAGCTACCGCGCCCTGCGGATTGGGCGTAATGACCCGACTCCCCTACCCGGTTTCGATGAGAACGCCTACGCCGAAAATACAGGCGCAAATCACCGGTCTATCGCCGATTTATACGACGAATACGCGGCCGTTCGGCAGTCGAGCATCCTGCTCTTTCGTAGTCTGGACGCGGCCATGCTGATCCGGGAGGGAACGGCGTCCGGTAAGCCAATCTCTGCATTGGCGCTGGGTTATGTGCTGGTTGGCCACGCCAGACACCATGTTACCGTTATCCAGGAGCGTTACGTTCCGCTCCTTTCCTGA